The Gammaproteobacteria bacterium genome contains the following window.
CCAACCAGATGGGCTTGAGCCGCACGCCGCCGACCGAGCCGAAGCCGGTGCCGGCGGCACCCGCCGCGCCGCCGAAGGAATACAGGCCGCCCGAGCAGGCCCAGGCGGCACCGCCCCCGGCTGAACCGACGCCCGGAGCGCCTGCCTGATGCACGGCGACACCATACTTAAGCTATTGGGGCAGGAAGTAGCTGCCCGCGTCGCCACTGTTGCGCGTGGTTCTCCTCGCACATTCGAGGAGTACCAGCATCTCGTCGGGGTTATCACTGGTCTTAACCTCGCCGAGCGTATCGTGAAAGACCTGCTGGAGACTGAGAGTGACGACGATAGCTTTGCCCCCTGACGAACTGATTTTGCCGCCCGGCATTCAGCGCATCGAAGACCCGGACGAGCCCGACGAACCGAAGGCGACGATGCTGCCGATACCGACGGGCTTCCATCTGCTGTGCGCAGTACCGCGCATGCCCGAGGAGTTCGAGGATTCGGTGCTGCTCAAGGCGCGGCAGACGATCGTGAACGACGAAGCGGCCACCACGGTTCTCTTCGTGCTGGCCCTCGGCCCCGACGCCTACGCCGACAAGACGCGCTTTCCCAGCGGCCCGTGGTGCAAGAAGGGCGACTTCATCATCGTGCGTACCTACTCGGGTACGCGCTTCAAGGTCTTCGGTAAGGAGTTTCGCGTCCTGAACGATGACATGGTTGATGCGGTGGTATCTGATCCACGCGGCATACTGCGTGCGCAAGCATAGGAGACAGTCATGGCAACAAGCAAACAAGACGATGACGAAGAAGTCGTCACCATAAACGGTGCGAACGCGGACGATCTCAAGGACATCGAGGTCGTCGACGACACGCCCGAGGCTGACCGCGGGCGCAAGCCGCTCAACCGCGAGGTCAAGGACCCGGACGACGAGGAGCTGGCCACCTACTCGGCCGGTGTCAAGCAGCGCTTCAGCGAGCTGACGCACGCCCGTCATGACGAGCGTCGCGCGCGTGAGGCTGCGGAGCGCGAGCGCGACGAGGCGACGCGCGCGGCACAGGCCCTGCTGCAGCAGAACCGCCAGCTCCAGCAGCGTACGACCACCGGTGAGACGCACCTCGTCGCCGCGTCGAAGGCTGCGGCCGAGACGGCGCTGACGGCTGCACGCGCGGAGATGAAGGCTGCCAAGGAAGCCTTCGACCCCGATGCGGAGATGGCCGCGCAGGAAAAGATGATGGAGGCGAAGCTCCAGTTACGGGAACTCGCGCGATACCGTCCTGCACCTGTACAAAAGGCAGAGGATGTAGTAGAACTCCCGGCAGCAAGCACCCCCGAAGCGCCTGCGGACCAAAAGACACTGCGCTGGCAGGCAAGAAACCAGTGGTTCGGCACGGAGGGGAACGAGGAGATGACCAGCTTCGCGCTGGGCTTTCACCAGAAGTTGGTGAAGTCCGGCGTAGACCCTCGCTCGGACGAGTACTTCAGCAAGGTGGACGGCCGGCTCCGCGAGGTGTTCCCCGATTTCTTCGGTGACACCAAGGATGTCGAGGTCGACACCACACGCTCCACGCAGCGCACGGCGCCCCGTGCCAGCCCTGTGACCCCCGCGTCACGCTCGGCAAACGGCGTCACCAAAGTCCGGCTGACACAGACCCAGCTCGCGCTGGCGAAGAAGTTCGGCCTCACCCCGCAGCAATACGCACAGGAAGTCGTGCGTCTGGAGCAAAAATGAACCAGCCTCGTCAGCAACAACCTCAACCGCCGCAGCCACAGCAGCGGCAGCCCCGCGAGCTTGAATCGCGCGAAGAAACCGCTCGCGAGGAGTACGCACCTCCGAGCACCCTGCCCGTCCCGAAGCACACGCCGGGCTACGTCTTTCACTGGGTAGCGACGCACATCATGGGCGCGGCCGATCCGACCAACGTCAGCAAGAAGCTGCGCGAAGGCTGGGTACCGGTCAAGGCCGCGGATCACCCCGAGCTGCAGTTGGCGCCGAGCGCCAATGGCAACGTGGAGATCGGCGGTCTGATGCTGTGCAAGATGCCGGTGGAGCGTGCACGCGCGCGCAGCGACTACTACGCGGCGCAGTCGCGCCAGCAGATGCAGTCGGTCGACGCGGGGCTGATGCGACACAACGACCCTCGCATGCCGTTGTCGATCGACCGCAGGTCGAAGACGACGCGTGGCGAGACTTTCGGTAACGGAACCTGAAGGAACCGACATGGCAAAAGAACTTTCTCCTTACGGCCTGCGTCCGGTTGGCTTGATCGGCGGCCAGACGTACTCCGGGGCCACACGCGACTTCCGGCTGACGACGAACAACACGGTAGGCATCTTCACTGGCGATGTCATCCAGTTGCTCCCCGGCGGCATCCCGACGGCGATCACGGCGACGCCGGCACCGGGTGCCGGCGGCATCGTCGGTATCTGCATGGGCGTGCGCTACACCACGCCCGGCATGCAGCAACCGATGCACGCGCAGTACCTGCCGGCTGGTGCCATCGCTGCCGGCTACAAAGACATTCGGATCATCGTCGTCAACGACCCTGACATTCAGATGTACATCCAGGCGTCGGCGCCGATTGGCACGTATCCGGGCGGCATCTACGCGGCGATCGGCAAGAACGCGGCGATCGGCAACTTCGGCGGCAACCTGATCACCGGGAACTCCACCGTCAGCCTCACCCTCGGAGCCAACGGCGCCGGGCTGGGGACAGCAGCGACGCTGGGTGCGCGGATTCTCGACATCCCCGAGGAGTCGGCGAACGATGCGTACCCGAACCTGATCGTCAAGTTCAACTTCGGCGTCCATTCCTACTACCTCGCCACGGGCGTCTGAGGAGCAACGAACATGACAATCTCTCGCGCACAACTGATGAAGGAACTGCTTCCCGGCCTGAACGTGCTGTTCGGCCTGGAGTACAAGCAGTACGCGGAAGAGCACAAGGAACTCTTCGATACGGAGAGTTCCGAGCGTTCGTTCGAGGAAGAGGTGAAGCTGTCGGGCTTCGGCGCCGCGCCTGTCAAGGCGGAAGGAGCTGCACTGCTGTACGACAACGCGCAGGAAGCGTTCACCTCGCGCTACAACCACGAGACGATCGCGCTGGGCTTCAGCGTGACCGAGGAAGCCGTGGAGGACAACCTCTACGACAGCCTGTCGGCGCGCTACACCAAGGCGCTGGCCCGTGCGATGGCGTACACCAAGCAGGTCAAGGCGGCGGCGATCCTGAACAACGGCTTCACCGGCGCGTTTGCCGGTGGTGACGGCGTCTCGCTGTTCGGCTACAACGCAACGCCGACGCGCGTCGGGCACGCGAAGGTCGGCGGTGGTGTGAACCACAACAGTCCGGCCACTGGTGTCGATCTGAACGAGACTTCGCTGGAAGCAGCGATCATCCAGATCGCGGCCTGGACCGACGAGCGGGGCCTGCTGATCGCTGCCAAGGCGAAGAAGCTGATCATCCCGCCGGCGCACCAGTTCAACGCGGTGCGACTGCTGCAGTCCGAGGGTCGCACCTCGACCGCGGACAACGACATCAACGCGCTCCGCAACCTGTCGGCGATCCCGGGCGGCTACACGGTCAACCACTTCTTGACCGACAGCAACAACTGGTTCATCAAGACCGACGTGCCCAACGGCCTGAAGCACTTCAGCCGTGTCGCGCTCAAGACCGGCATGGACGAAGACTTCGACACCGGCAACTGCCGGTACAAGGCCCGCGAGCGCTACAGCTTCGGCTGGAGCGATCCGCTCGGCATTTGGGGCTCGAACATGACCGGTGCCTGACAAGGCGCCAGCCACTACCACGAAAAGGCCCCCACGAGGGGCCTTTTTCATGGCAGACTAGGATCTGCCCCGGGATACACCCCCATTCACGCCACGACCGGCCCGGCGGACGACATGCAGACTGGCGTGCAGCATCCGCATGTGGAGAAATCATGGCGAGCACCACCTTCTCAGGGCCAGTCACGTCGAAGGCCGGCTTCGTTGGCACGCTAACGGGCAACGTCACGGGTAGCGTCACGGGCAGCATGCTGTCAGCGCCAATCGCATCAGCGTCGCTGCCGGCGGCCACCACAGCGCTGGCCGGCTCGATTCGGATCATCAACAACAACGGCGTCAGCAACAACGAGTACTGCCTCGTGATCTGCACCGGCACGGCCTGGGTGACGGCAACGGGCCAACCGCTGACCTGAGCCCGCGATGTACCGGAAGCCGCAGCCGCCCCCAGCGCCGGCTCCGGTGCATCCAGCGCCGCCGCGCCTGCCGGTAGCCCCGCTGGCGCCCAAGTTGCCCCCGCCGAAGCCCGAGGAGCCCTGACATGCCCAAGCAAACCAATCCGTCACCTACCTATCCGCAGTTCCCCGGCGACGCAATGCCGGTGGTGTTCGGGGTGCCGTTCCCGGCCGTCGGCGTTGTCTACGTTGGCGCTGCTGGAAACGTCACCGTGGTGACGGCACAGGGCTCCACGGTGACGTTTACGGGGCTGTTGGCTGGTAGTGTGATACCCGTGCAGGTGCGGCAGGTGAACGCGGTGGGTACGACGATAGCGGTGGCCGCAATGGTTGCCATCTACTGAGCGGCCATGTCGTTCGGTTTCGGTTTTGCACTTCCGCACACGGCGGCACTGGCAGGTGGTGGGGTTGGCGTTCCTACCGTCGTACCGCCGCCGACGATTGAGTTTCCGCTCACAGGTCCGTCACTACCGCCGGCGGTTACGTTCACGCGTGCGTCGAGCGGGACGTACTTCAACTCGGCGCTGGTCCTCGCTGACGCAGCTATCAATGTTCCGCGGTTCGATTACGACCCGCGCCTGGGCAACCCGCGTGGGCTGCTGATCGAAGAGGCACGGTTCAACGTCATTCGCAACAACACGATGGCCGGTGCCGGCCCTGGTGTGCCGCCTACGAATTGGTCGGTCATCAGCTTTGCGGGACTCACGGCTACTATCGTCGGTGCTGGCACCGAAGGCGGCATTTCGTACGTCGATATTAACTACGCAGGAACTACTAACTTCACTTCCGGTGCGCCGATTACGTTCGATACGGCGACGAATCCAGACGCGGCGGCAGGTCCAGAGCAGACATGGACGTTCAGTATGTACGCAATGGTGCCTATTGCACAGCATACTAACGTAGGTCAGTGGCAAATACGTATCCAAGAGCGCGACATCAACGGTACCATACTGCTCAGTGGTGTCGGTGTATACTCGCCGCTGAAGTATCCAGACGCTGAAGAACTGCGTTTTGGTCGCTATACGTACACGTACAAAACGACGCATGCGGATACGAAGTTCGTCACGGCGGCGCTCGGGTTTGGGTTCGGTGTTCCGAACCCGATTAATTTCACCATTCGTATTGGTGTGCCGCAGCTTGAGAAGGGCGACTACGCGTCTTCGACGATCAAGACGAGTACGGCTGGGGTGCGGCGGGAAGCCGACCGGGCGGCGATCACAGGCACCAGCTTCTCAAGCTGGTTCAATTCGGTCGAAGGTACGCTGCAGGCGGATTGGGCCGCGCAGACGGCGGTTACGACATACGCGTGGGCTGTGAGTGACGGCGGTAATGCCAACCTGTATTACACACGCGCATTCGTGCCGGATATTAGTCAGGCAGTCATTCAGGTCGCCAGCATCGCGCACATGAGCAGCGGCCTCGATGTAGATCGCACGACGTACTCACAGGTATTGAGTACGCTTGCGTATAAGTTGAACGACTCGAACCAAGCAGCAAACGGCGTTTTGGGCATAACGGATACGAGTTGTCCGTTGCCGCCCGGCGTGGACAGGCTCAACATTGGCGCTTCTGGTGGCGGCGTATCCGGGCATCTCGGTGGCTGGGTCAAGGCGTTCAAGTACTGGAACACGCGGTTGTCAGACAACCAACTGATCGCCGTGACGCCGAAGCCGGCCGTGCTCTCGCCGCCGACGCGCGAGTACGCACTCGTCGGTCCTACGCTGCCCGCGGACATCACGCTGGTGCGTACTTCGCCGGCCACGTACTTCGACGCTTCTGGCGTACTGCAGACGGCTGC
Protein-coding sequences here:
- a CDS encoding co-chaperone GroES, translating into MTTIALPPDELILPPGIQRIEDPDEPDEPKATMLPIPTGFHLLCAVPRMPEEFEDSVLLKARQTIVNDEAATTVLFVLALGPDAYADKTRFPSGPWCKKGDFIIVRTYSGTRFKVFGKEFRVLNDDMVDAVVSDPRGILRAQA